One Aphidius gifuensis isolate YNYX2018 linkage group LG5, ASM1490517v1, whole genome shotgun sequence genomic region harbors:
- the LOC122856158 gene encoding piwi-like protein Siwi: MESGRGRSRGRARGIRLQQILVTPGPPEQQQQSSLGPIHGSTSSLPRLWAAPYARRPGPPAESTGQAVSSQIATTAPPVGVPSVVTTNLLQELPQRQGSRGVPRPATNVECREPYFATLATTSVPRELSSAAVSDRVAPRPSSDVAATKPVRSARRDNKAPEINTRPAQWIESKKGTSGKQVTLRANYFKIAAAPTWCLYQYHVDFQPEEDRIFVRKGLLNLHKTVLGGYMFNGKSLILASRLPKDITQLSSLRQSDGVHIRIIIKLAGTLERGDEQYLQFYNILMKKCLAHLKLQLVGRNYFDPIAKVAIYEHNFELWPGYITSIRQHERDLMMCCEITHKVMRQEKLLNIMTRIRSDHGANFQAACKAEVIGITVLTDYNNKTYRVEDIDFQATPLSTFNLKKENRDVSYADYYRNKYNIKIKHVTQPMLITRSSDKNRQDSTDTMLYLVPELCRATGITDAMRNDYKIMDAMAKHTRISAETRVKKLNVFNQRLHGEPKVVTDFREWQLELEKQLVSIPARVLRETQVFFANKISIGAGQNADWTNAFRNNGLIEPVSLTDWVVIVPDKLMDQCRNFIRIMQRSLKNLQIRDPNYVKIRNDSAQSFTSELENILSHKNPQLILCVLFKQRGDIYSAIKKKCCIDRPVPCQIVTSKCFYNSNKISIATKVAIQMNCKIGGFPWSCLIPLDGLMVIGYDVCHDTNQRGKDFGAMVASLDKRLGRYYSAVSSHQSSDQLTRELIINIKKAIQKYQEINRALPEKIIIYRDGVGDGQVAHIFQHEVVDIKNSLAEIYECSPDAVPMAYVIVTKCLNTRLFADNRGHICNPEPGTIVDDVITNPTKYDFYVVSQSIRQGSVAPTSFSVVHDNVGLDPDKMQILTYRLMHMYFNWSGTVKVPAPVQFAQKLAFLVSQSIHATPNSQLETLLYYL; the protein is encoded by the exons atggaatcTGGAAGAGGACGAAGCAGAGGACGTGCTCGTGGCATTCGTCTCCAACAAATACTTGTAACACCTGGTCCACCAGagcaacaacagcaatcaTCACTTGGTCCAATTCATGGTTCAACTTCATCACTTCCAAGATTATGGGCAGCTCCATATGCTCGACGACCAGGACCACCAGCTGAATCAACTGGACAAGCAGTGTCTTCACAAATTGCA acaACTGCACCACCTGTTGGAGTTCCATCTGTAGTCACAACAAATTTGCTACAAGAATTGCCTCAAAGACAAGGCAGTAGAGGTGTTCCAAGACCAGCAACAAatg ttgagTGTAGAGAGCCATATTTTGCAACACTTGCAACAACAAGTGTACCACGAGAATTGTCTTCAGCTGCAGTATCTGATAGAGTTGCTCCAAGACCATCATCTGATGTTGCAGCTACAAAACCAGTACGTAGTGCAAGACGTGATAACAAAGCTCCTGAAATAAATACTCGTCCAGCTCAATGGATTGAATCAAAAAAAGGCACAAGTGGCAAACAAGTAACACTCAGagcaaattattttaaaatagcaGCAGCTCCAACCTGGTGTCTTTATCAGTATCATGTTGATTTTCAACCAGAAGAAGATCGTATATTTGTACGAAAAGGATTATTAAATCTTCATAAAACAGTATTGGGTGGCTACATGTTTAATGGTAAATCACTCATCTTAGCATCACGTTTACCAAAAGACATCACTCAGCTATCAAGTCTACGTCAATCTGATGGAGTACATATTcgtataattatcaaattggcTGGTACTTTGGAACGAGGTGATGAACAAtatcttcaattttataatattttaatgaaaaaatgctTGGCACACTTGAAATTACAACTTGTTGgaagaaattattttgatcCAATTGCTAAA gtTGCAATATATGAacataattttgaattatggCCTGGTTATATAACTTCAATTCGTCAGCATGAACGTGATCTTATGATGTGCTGTGAAATAACACACAAAGTTATGAGACAAGAAAAATTACTTAACATCATGACTCGAATTAGAAGTGATCATGGTGCTAATTTTCAGGCTGCTTGTAAAGCTGAAGTTATTGGAATTACAGTATTAACTGATTACAATAACAAGACATACAGAGTTGAAGATATTGATTTTCAAGCAACTCCATTATCAacgtttaatttaaaaaaagaaaatcgtGATGTATCATATGCTGattattatagaaataaatataacataaaaattaaacacgtTACACAGCCAATGCTGATTACAAGATCATCTGATAAAAATCGTCAAGATTCTACTGATACAATGTTATATTTAGTTCCTGAACTTTGTCGAGCAACAGGTATTACTGATGCAATGAGAAATGACTACAAGATTATGGATGCAATGGCAAAACATACACGTATATCAGCTGAGACtagagttaaaaaattaaatgtttttaatcaaCGTCTTCATGGTGAACCAAAAGTTGTTACTGATTTTCGTGAATGGCAGCTTGAGCTTGAAAAACAATTGGTCAGTATTCCAGCTCGTGTTTTACGTGAAACCCAAGTATTTTTTgctaataaaatttctattggAGCTGGTCAAAATGCTGATTGGACAAATGCATTTAGAAATAATGGATTAATTGAGCCTGTATCATTAACTGATTGGGTTGTTATTGTACCTGATAAATTAATGGATCAATGCAGAAATTTTATTCGTATAATGCAAcgttcattgaaaaatttacaaatacgTGATCCAAATTATGTTAAAATACGTAATGATTCTGCTCAATCATTTACAAGTgagcttgaaaatatattgagcCATAAAAATCCTCAACTAATATTAtgtgtattatttaaacaacgtGGTGATATTTATtcagcaattaaaaaaaaatgttgtattgATAGACCAGTACCATGTCAAATAGTAACatcaaaatgtttttataattcaaataaaatttcaattgcaACAAAAGTTGCAATACAAATGAATTGTAAAATTGGTGGTTTTCCATGGAGTTGTTTGATACCATTAGATGGATTAATGGTTATTGGCTATGATGTTTGTCATGATACAAATCAACGTGGTAAAGATTTTGGTGCAATGGTTGCATCATTGGATAAACGTTTGGGTCGTTATTATTCAGCTGTATCATCTCATCAATCATCTGATCAATTAACAAGGgaactaataataaatatcaaaaaggcaatacaaaaatatcaagaaataaatCGTGCATtaccagaaaaaataattatttacagagATGGAGTTGGTGATGGACAAGTTGCACATATTTTTCAGCATGAAgttgttgatattaaaaatagtctTGCTGAAATTTATGAATGTTCACCTGATGCTGTACCAATGGCATATGTCATTGTaacaaaatgtttaaatacACGTTTATTTGCTGATAATCGTGGGCATATTTGTAATCCAGAACCTGGtacaattgttgatgatgtcaTTACCAATCCaacaaaatatgatttttatgtTGTTTCACAATCAATCAGACAAGGATCAGTTGCTCCAACTTCATTTAGTGTTGTTCATGATAATGTTGGACTTGATCCAGataaaatgcaaattttaACATACAGACTTATgcatatgtattttaattggtCTGGCACTGTCAAAGTTCCTGCACCAGTACAGTTTGCACAAAAACTTGCATTTTTAGTTTCACAATCTATTCATGCTACACCAAATTCACAGCTTGAAACATTACTGTATTATTTGTAA